The proteins below are encoded in one region of Epinephelus lanceolatus isolate andai-2023 chromosome 7, ASM4190304v1, whole genome shotgun sequence:
- the clnk gene encoding uncharacterized protein clnk: MERNRTGRKRNQRCCNHNNVAEPEYDVVDDQEEVLHVRILPARPIHDEREYADRDLPRSSSSQSLSSLSTGTANTPPRQTTHNTGPAINRDLKPGRKKTRFEKRPAPLPPAEQLSRRQSPSPPPFISELVNHLPGLTLHEPCRRNGQKATRKAEFSSQTRGLHSAESDPSLHTHYRHSLDLESQIIDTRSQQDFERVPSKRHHHEWPQTKEDFDQHDFVPKEKPQQTYCEDWYVGDCTRADAEHALHLVNKDGAFLIRDCSVNTNSEPLVLVVYHEKKVYNVKIRFIESTGKYALGTGQRSNDMFDSVADIIKFHSIFPIILISGRNTPSSKYPENCVLTFPVTRRDVDQLLQ, from the exons GAGCGCAACAGGACAGGCAGGAAAAGAAATCAAAGAtgctgtaaccataacaacgtCGCAGAGCCTGAGTATGACGTGGTCGATGACCAAGAGGAAGTGCTGCATGTGCGCATACTTCCTGCGAGGCCCATACATGATGAGAGAGAGTATGCAG ACAGGGATCTTCCAAGGTCATCGTCCTCTCAGAGCCTTTCATCACTCTCCACT GGTACCGCCAACACCCCCCCAAGGCAAACCACACATAATACAG GACCTGCAATAAATAGAGACCTGAAGCCAGGCAGAAAAAAGACCAGATTCG AAAAGAGGCCTGCACCTTTGCCGCCAGCAGAACAG CTCTCACGCAG GCAatctccatcacctccaccatTTATCTCGGAGTTGGTGAATCACTTGCCCGGGCTGACTCTACACGAACCCTGCAGGAGGAA TGGGCAGAAAGCAACTAGAAAA GCAGAATTCAGCTCACAAACCAGAG GTCTACACAGTGCTGAAAGCGATCCATCCCTTCATACCCATTACAGGCATTCCTTGGATTTGGAAAGTCAGATTATAGACACAAG GTCACAACAAGATTTCG AAAGGGTGCCATCAAAACGTCATCACCATGAATGGCCTCAGACTAAAGAAGACTTTGACCAGCATGACTTTGTTCCAAAGGAGAAGCCTCAACAG ACATACTGTGAAGACTGGTACGTTGGGGACTGTACTCGAGCAGATGCTGAGCACGCTTTACACCTGGTAAACAAG GATGGAGCATTCTTGATACGAGATTGCTCCGTCAACACCAACAGTGAGCCCCTGGTATTGGTTGTGTATCACGAGAAGAAGGTTTATAATGTAAAAATACGGTTCATCGAGAGCACTGGCAAGTACGCCCTGGGAACAGGACAACGATCAAATGAT ATGTTTGACTCTGTTGCAGACATCATCAAGTTTCATTCCATATTCCCAATAATACTCATCAGCGGGAGAAATACGCCCTCAAGCAAATACCCAGAAAACTGCGTGCTGACATTTCCAGTAACGAGGAGGGATGTTGACCAGCTGCTGCAATAA